Proteins from one Sabethes cyaneus chromosome 2, idSabCyanKW18_F2, whole genome shotgun sequence genomic window:
- the LOC128734345 gene encoding sphingomyelin phosphodiesterase isoform X2, with protein MSQYYFPIVLVFLLELLRITQSHPFFSSSNPNQRRPQVEWQQPEDTWNIQSIPRSVLPLLQNQHNDHQLPPTSYQLIDSDNHDDKLLKQLIEIRENATARTLFYHNKEESHLPPLLTKTIKYFNLQQVAFELETSVMSQVSCTACKAGAGLLQHYIKTGKSKEEIIKTIYQYCVNLKIQSPRVCEGVSQLFGVEVIYVLKRVTIGPDEICSFIIGDACGDIYNPYHEWEVDFPPVQKPDVRELALPKEAAPVFKVLHLSDTHFDPYYAEGSNADCNEPLCCRLTNGRPTTPNGAAGKWGDYRKCDTPQRTVEHMLNHIAETHSDIDFIIWTGDLPPHDVWNQTKEENLKVLKETVKQMSEKFPGIPIFPALGNHESAPVNSFPPPYVQQVDSSISWLYDELDIQWRRWLPASVSHTVRRGAFYSVLVRPGYRIISMNMNYCNNKNWWLLLNSTDPATELQWFIYELQSAEFANEKVHVIGHIPPGHSDCLKVWSRNYYKIVSRYESTIVAQFFGHTHFDEFEVFYDPHDLSRATSIAYIGPSVTPYNDLNPGYRIYYIDGDHDDTTRLVVDHESWIMNLKEANLYDFPIWYKLYSTRAAYAMRGLRPVDWDVLINNMTDNKELFDLYYKHYWKNSPVRPECDYECRKRILCDAKSGRSHDRKYFCEDVEAKIDENNKGWKEWIFSSITSSLSYALSGLTRIFWRKR; from the exons ATGAGTCAGTACTATTTCCCGATCGTTCTGGTATTTCTTCTGGAGTTACTACGAATTACTCAGT CACACCCGTTCTTCAGTTCTTCAAACCCTAATCAACGACGACCGCAGGTGGAATGGCAACAACCGGAGGATACCTGGAATATCCAATCGATACCACGAAGTGTCCTGCCGCTGCTTCAAAACCAACACAATGACCATCAATTACCACCGACAAGTTATCAGCTGATCGATTCAGATAATCACGACGACAAACTGCTCAAGCAGTTGATAGAAATCAGAGAAAATGCCACCGCCCGGACACTATTCTATCACAACAAAGAAGAGTCTCATCTGCCTCCACTGCTCACAAAGACCATCAAGTATTTCAACTTGCAGCAGGTGGCTTTTGAGCTGGAGACTAGCGTGATGTCACAAGTATCGTGCACAGCATGCAAAGCAGGAGCAGGTCTACTTCAGCATTACATCAAAACCGGTAAAAGTAAGGAAGAGATCATCAAAACGATCTACCAGTACTGCGTGAACCTGAAAATTCAATCGCCGCGCGTCTGTGAAGGTGTCAGTCAGCTATTTGGCGTGGAGGTCATCTACGTTTTAAAACGGGTCACCATCGGACCGGACGAGATTTGCAGtttcatcatcggagatgcctGCGGCGACATCTACAATCCTTACCACGAGTGGGAGGTAGATTTTCCTCCGGTTCAGAAACCAGACGTACGTGAGCTAGCACTTCCGAAGGAAGCAGCACCCGTATTCAAAGTGCTTCATCTCTCCGACACACATTTTGATCCATACTACGCGGAAGGTTCGAATGCGGATTGTAATGAGCCCCTTTGCTGCCGGCTAACCAACGGTCGACCTACGACACCGAATGGTGCTGCTGGCAAGTGGGGAGACTATCGGAAATGTGACACCCCGCAACGGACGGTCGAACACATGTTGAACCATATTGCAGAGACGCACTCGGATATCGATTTCATAATCTGGACCGGCGATCTTCCGCCGCACGACGTGTGGAAtcaaacaaaagaagaaaatctGAAGGTTTTGAAGGAAACCGTGAAGCAGATGTCTGAGAAATTTCCGGGAATACCCATTTTTCCGGCATTGGGAAACCACGAAAGCGCTCCCGTGAACAGTTTCCCTCCACCCTACGTGCAACAGGTGGACAGCTCGATCTCCTGGTTGTACGACGAACTGGACATCCAGTGGCGACGTTGGCTACCGGCTAGCGTGTCGcacaccgttcgacgcggtgcATTCTACTCCGTACTAGTCAGACCCGGGTATCGAATCATCTCGATGAACATGAACTACTGCAACAACAAAAACTGGTGGCTGTTGTTAAATTCGACCGATCCAGCGACGGAACTGCAGTGGTTCATCTACGAACTGCAGAGTGCCGAATTTGCCAACGAAAAAGTGCACGTAATCGGTCACATTCCACCCGGACATTCggattgtctgaaagtttggagCCGAAACTACTACAAAATTGTGTCCCGCTACGAGAGCACTATTGTGGCGCAATTCTTCGGTCATACGCACTTCGACGAGTTCGAGGTGTTTTACGATCCGCACGACTTGA GTAGAGCCACCAGCATAGCATACATTGGGCCTTCAGTAACTCCATACAATGACCTTAATCCGGGTTACAGGATCTACTACATCGACGGTGATCATGACGACACCACAAGG CTGGTAGTTGACCATGAATCCTGGATAATGAACCTAAAAGAAGCTAACCTGTACGATTTCCCAATCTGGTACAAACTGTACTCGACGCGAGCAGCGTACGCCATGCGGGGCCTCCGACCGGTCGATTGGGACGTGCTGATCAACAACATGACTGATAACAAGGAACTGTTTGATCTTTACTACAA ACACTACTGGAAAAACTCCCCGGTCCGGCCGGAGTGCGACTACGAGTGCCGCAAGCGGATACTGTGCGACGCCAAGAGTGGGCGAAGCCACGACCGGAAGTACTTCTGCGAGGACGTCGAAGCCAAAATCGACGAAAACAACAAAGGCTGGAAGGAGTGGATCTTCAGCTCGATCACTTCTTC GTTATCATATGCATTGTCGGGTCTAACGCGGATTTTCTGGCGCAAACGATGA
- the LOC128734345 gene encoding sphingomyelin phosphodiesterase isoform X1, with protein sequence MSQYYFPIVLVFLLELLRITQSHPFFSSSNPNQRRPQVEWQQPEDTWNIQSIPRSVLPLLQNQHNDHQLPPTSYQLIDSDNHDDKLLKQLIEIRENATARTLFYHNKEESHLPPLLTKTIKYFNLQQVAFELETSVMSQVSCTACKAGAGLLQHYIKTGKSKEEIIKTIYQYCVNLKIQSPRVCEGVSQLFGVEVIYVLKRVTIGPDEICSFIIGDACGDIYNPYHEWEVDFPPVQKPDVRELALPKEAAPVFKVLHLSDTHFDPYYAEGSNADCNEPLCCRLTNGRPTTPNGAAGKWGDYRKCDTPQRTVEHMLNHIAETHSDIDFIIWTGDLPPHDVWNQTKEENLKVLKETVKQMSEKFPGIPIFPALGNHESAPVNSFPPPYVQQVDSSISWLYDELDIQWRRWLPASVSHTVRRGAFYSVLVRPGYRIISMNMNYCNNKNWWLLLNSTDPATELQWFIYELQSAEFANEKVHVIGHIPPGHSDCLKVWSRNYYKIVSRYESTIVAQFFGHTHFDEFEVFYDPHDLSRATSIAYIGPSVTPYNDLNPGYRIYYIDGDHDDTTRLVVDHESWIMNLKEANLYDFPIWYKLYSTRAAYAMRGLRPVDWDVLINNMTDNKELFDLYYKHYWKNSPVRPECDYECRKRILCDAKSGRSHDRKYFCEDVEAKIDENNKGWKEWIFSSITSSIRQKRPLGGGDGKMTEAEQIEQLQLVEAQAKSRLEPSVQLAKG encoded by the exons ATGAGTCAGTACTATTTCCCGATCGTTCTGGTATTTCTTCTGGAGTTACTACGAATTACTCAGT CACACCCGTTCTTCAGTTCTTCAAACCCTAATCAACGACGACCGCAGGTGGAATGGCAACAACCGGAGGATACCTGGAATATCCAATCGATACCACGAAGTGTCCTGCCGCTGCTTCAAAACCAACACAATGACCATCAATTACCACCGACAAGTTATCAGCTGATCGATTCAGATAATCACGACGACAAACTGCTCAAGCAGTTGATAGAAATCAGAGAAAATGCCACCGCCCGGACACTATTCTATCACAACAAAGAAGAGTCTCATCTGCCTCCACTGCTCACAAAGACCATCAAGTATTTCAACTTGCAGCAGGTGGCTTTTGAGCTGGAGACTAGCGTGATGTCACAAGTATCGTGCACAGCATGCAAAGCAGGAGCAGGTCTACTTCAGCATTACATCAAAACCGGTAAAAGTAAGGAAGAGATCATCAAAACGATCTACCAGTACTGCGTGAACCTGAAAATTCAATCGCCGCGCGTCTGTGAAGGTGTCAGTCAGCTATTTGGCGTGGAGGTCATCTACGTTTTAAAACGGGTCACCATCGGACCGGACGAGATTTGCAGtttcatcatcggagatgcctGCGGCGACATCTACAATCCTTACCACGAGTGGGAGGTAGATTTTCCTCCGGTTCAGAAACCAGACGTACGTGAGCTAGCACTTCCGAAGGAAGCAGCACCCGTATTCAAAGTGCTTCATCTCTCCGACACACATTTTGATCCATACTACGCGGAAGGTTCGAATGCGGATTGTAATGAGCCCCTTTGCTGCCGGCTAACCAACGGTCGACCTACGACACCGAATGGTGCTGCTGGCAAGTGGGGAGACTATCGGAAATGTGACACCCCGCAACGGACGGTCGAACACATGTTGAACCATATTGCAGAGACGCACTCGGATATCGATTTCATAATCTGGACCGGCGATCTTCCGCCGCACGACGTGTGGAAtcaaacaaaagaagaaaatctGAAGGTTTTGAAGGAAACCGTGAAGCAGATGTCTGAGAAATTTCCGGGAATACCCATTTTTCCGGCATTGGGAAACCACGAAAGCGCTCCCGTGAACAGTTTCCCTCCACCCTACGTGCAACAGGTGGACAGCTCGATCTCCTGGTTGTACGACGAACTGGACATCCAGTGGCGACGTTGGCTACCGGCTAGCGTGTCGcacaccgttcgacgcggtgcATTCTACTCCGTACTAGTCAGACCCGGGTATCGAATCATCTCGATGAACATGAACTACTGCAACAACAAAAACTGGTGGCTGTTGTTAAATTCGACCGATCCAGCGACGGAACTGCAGTGGTTCATCTACGAACTGCAGAGTGCCGAATTTGCCAACGAAAAAGTGCACGTAATCGGTCACATTCCACCCGGACATTCggattgtctgaaagtttggagCCGAAACTACTACAAAATTGTGTCCCGCTACGAGAGCACTATTGTGGCGCAATTCTTCGGTCATACGCACTTCGACGAGTTCGAGGTGTTTTACGATCCGCACGACTTGA GTAGAGCCACCAGCATAGCATACATTGGGCCTTCAGTAACTCCATACAATGACCTTAATCCGGGTTACAGGATCTACTACATCGACGGTGATCATGACGACACCACAAGG CTGGTAGTTGACCATGAATCCTGGATAATGAACCTAAAAGAAGCTAACCTGTACGATTTCCCAATCTGGTACAAACTGTACTCGACGCGAGCAGCGTACGCCATGCGGGGCCTCCGACCGGTCGATTGGGACGTGCTGATCAACAACATGACTGATAACAAGGAACTGTTTGATCTTTACTACAA ACACTACTGGAAAAACTCCCCGGTCCGGCCGGAGTGCGACTACGAGTGCCGCAAGCGGATACTGTGCGACGCCAAGAGTGGGCGAAGCCACGACCGGAAGTACTTCTGCGAGGACGTCGAAGCCAAAATCGACGAAAACAACAAAGGCTGGAAGGAGTGGATCTTCAGCTCGATCACTTCTTC CATAAGGCAAAAGCGTCCTCTAGGTGGTGGTGATGGCAAAATGACAGAGGCTGAACAAATCGAACAACTCCAGCTAGTGGAAGCTCAGGCGAAGAGTCGCCTGGAACCGAGCGTTCAGTTGGCAAAAGgttaa
- the LOC128734345 gene encoding sphingomyelin phosphodiesterase isoform X3, protein MSQYYFPIVLVFLLELLRITQSHPFFSSSNPNQRRPQVEWQQPEDTWNIQSIPRSVLPLLQNQHNDHQLPPTSYQLIDSDNHDDKLLKQLIEIRENATARTLFYHNKEESHLPPLLTKTIKYFNLQQVAFELETSVMSQVSCTACKAGAGLLQHYIKTGKSKEEIIKTIYQYCVNLKIQSPRVCEGVSQLFGVEVIYVLKRVTIGPDEICSFIIGDACGDIYNPYHEWEVDFPPVQKPDVRELALPKEAAPVFKVLHLSDTHFDPYYAEGSNADCNEPLCCRLTNGRPTTPNGAAGKWGDYRKCDTPQRTVEHMLNHIAETHSDIDFIIWTGDLPPHDVWNQTKEENLKVLKETVKQMSEKFPGIPIFPALGNHESAPVNSFPPPYVQQVDSSISWLYDELDIQWRRWLPASVSHTVRRGAFYSVLVRPGYRIISMNMNYCNNKNWWLLLNSTDPATELQWFIYELQSAEFANEKVHVIGHIPPGHSDCLKVWSRNYYKIVSRYESTIVAQFFGHTHFDEFEVFYDPHDLSRATSIAYIGPSVTPYNDLNPGYRIYYIDGDHDDTTRLVVDHESWIMNLKEANLYDFPIWYKLYSTRAAYAMRGLRPVDWDVLINNMTDNKELFDLYYKHYWKNSPVRPECDYECRKRILCDAKSGRSHDRKYFCEDVEAKIDENNKGWKEWIFSSITSSFQLVSVGIFV, encoded by the exons ATGAGTCAGTACTATTTCCCGATCGTTCTGGTATTTCTTCTGGAGTTACTACGAATTACTCAGT CACACCCGTTCTTCAGTTCTTCAAACCCTAATCAACGACGACCGCAGGTGGAATGGCAACAACCGGAGGATACCTGGAATATCCAATCGATACCACGAAGTGTCCTGCCGCTGCTTCAAAACCAACACAATGACCATCAATTACCACCGACAAGTTATCAGCTGATCGATTCAGATAATCACGACGACAAACTGCTCAAGCAGTTGATAGAAATCAGAGAAAATGCCACCGCCCGGACACTATTCTATCACAACAAAGAAGAGTCTCATCTGCCTCCACTGCTCACAAAGACCATCAAGTATTTCAACTTGCAGCAGGTGGCTTTTGAGCTGGAGACTAGCGTGATGTCACAAGTATCGTGCACAGCATGCAAAGCAGGAGCAGGTCTACTTCAGCATTACATCAAAACCGGTAAAAGTAAGGAAGAGATCATCAAAACGATCTACCAGTACTGCGTGAACCTGAAAATTCAATCGCCGCGCGTCTGTGAAGGTGTCAGTCAGCTATTTGGCGTGGAGGTCATCTACGTTTTAAAACGGGTCACCATCGGACCGGACGAGATTTGCAGtttcatcatcggagatgcctGCGGCGACATCTACAATCCTTACCACGAGTGGGAGGTAGATTTTCCTCCGGTTCAGAAACCAGACGTACGTGAGCTAGCACTTCCGAAGGAAGCAGCACCCGTATTCAAAGTGCTTCATCTCTCCGACACACATTTTGATCCATACTACGCGGAAGGTTCGAATGCGGATTGTAATGAGCCCCTTTGCTGCCGGCTAACCAACGGTCGACCTACGACACCGAATGGTGCTGCTGGCAAGTGGGGAGACTATCGGAAATGTGACACCCCGCAACGGACGGTCGAACACATGTTGAACCATATTGCAGAGACGCACTCGGATATCGATTTCATAATCTGGACCGGCGATCTTCCGCCGCACGACGTGTGGAAtcaaacaaaagaagaaaatctGAAGGTTTTGAAGGAAACCGTGAAGCAGATGTCTGAGAAATTTCCGGGAATACCCATTTTTCCGGCATTGGGAAACCACGAAAGCGCTCCCGTGAACAGTTTCCCTCCACCCTACGTGCAACAGGTGGACAGCTCGATCTCCTGGTTGTACGACGAACTGGACATCCAGTGGCGACGTTGGCTACCGGCTAGCGTGTCGcacaccgttcgacgcggtgcATTCTACTCCGTACTAGTCAGACCCGGGTATCGAATCATCTCGATGAACATGAACTACTGCAACAACAAAAACTGGTGGCTGTTGTTAAATTCGACCGATCCAGCGACGGAACTGCAGTGGTTCATCTACGAACTGCAGAGTGCCGAATTTGCCAACGAAAAAGTGCACGTAATCGGTCACATTCCACCCGGACATTCggattgtctgaaagtttggagCCGAAACTACTACAAAATTGTGTCCCGCTACGAGAGCACTATTGTGGCGCAATTCTTCGGTCATACGCACTTCGACGAGTTCGAGGTGTTTTACGATCCGCACGACTTGA GTAGAGCCACCAGCATAGCATACATTGGGCCTTCAGTAACTCCATACAATGACCTTAATCCGGGTTACAGGATCTACTACATCGACGGTGATCATGACGACACCACAAGG CTGGTAGTTGACCATGAATCCTGGATAATGAACCTAAAAGAAGCTAACCTGTACGATTTCCCAATCTGGTACAAACTGTACTCGACGCGAGCAGCGTACGCCATGCGGGGCCTCCGACCGGTCGATTGGGACGTGCTGATCAACAACATGACTGATAACAAGGAACTGTTTGATCTTTACTACAA ACACTACTGGAAAAACTCCCCGGTCCGGCCGGAGTGCGACTACGAGTGCCGCAAGCGGATACTGTGCGACGCCAAGAGTGGGCGAAGCCACGACCGGAAGTACTTCTGCGAGGACGTCGAAGCCAAAATCGACGAAAACAACAAAGGCTGGAAGGAGTGGATCTTCAGCTCGATCACTTCTTC CTTTCAATTGGTGTCAGTCGGAATCTTTGTCTAG